In Gouania willdenowi chromosome 17, fGouWil2.1, whole genome shotgun sequence, one DNA window encodes the following:
- the gbx1 gene encoding LOW QUALITY PROTEIN: homeobox protein GBX-1 (The sequence of the model RefSeq protein was modified relative to this genomic sequence to represent the inferred CDS: inserted 1 base in 1 codon) yields MQRPGGQGTAFSIDSLIGTPQPRPGHLLYTGYPMFMPYRPLVLPQALSHGPLSSGIPPLAPLASFAGRLTNTFCASLGQGVPSMVALTTTMPSFSDPPDSFYPPQELPGPRLSATDPAGRRQESPQSEELHGRDKSSELLHFSDTFQTISGETKLYSSDDEKLDLKSAEAACSDRDDSSVDSDNESFSDGNACGPLAPKSKLKAPGSQEPLSGGGSGGKSRRRRTAFTSEQLLELEKEFHCKKYLSLTERSQIAHALXLSEVQVKIWFQNRRAKWKRIKAGNVNNRSGEPVRNPKIVVPIPVHVNRFAVRSQHQQIEQGSRP; encoded by the exons ATGCAGAGGCCGGGCGGCCAGGGGACCGCTTTCTCCATCGACTCCCTCATCGGGACACCGCAGCCCAGACCGGGCCACCTGCTCTACACGGGTTACCCCATGTTCATGCCCTACAGACCGCTCGTCCTCCCCCAGGCGCTCTCCCATGGACCGCTCTCCTCTGGCATCCCTCCGCTAGCCCCGCTGGCCTCCTTTGCGGGTCGCCTGACCAACACCTTCTGTGCCAGCCTTGGTCAGGGCGTTCCCTCCATGGTGGCGCTCACCACCACCATGCCCAGCTTCTCGGACCCTCCGGACAGTTTCTACCCGCCTCAGGAGCTGCCCGGACCCCGGTTGAGCGCAACCGACCCCGCGGGGAGGCGACAGGAGAGCCCGCAGTCTGAGGAGCTGCACGGCCGGGACAAGAGCTCCGAGCTGCTCCACTTCTCCGACACCTTTCAGACCATCTCAG GTGAGACCAAGCTCTACAGCTCAGACGACGAGAAGCTGGACCTTAAGTCTGCGGAGGCCGCGTGCAGTGACCGGGACGACAGCTCGGTGGACAGCGACAACGAAAGCTTCTCTGACGGGAACGCGTGCGGACCTCTGGCCCCGAAGAGCAAACTAAAGGCCCCCGGCTCCCAGGAGCCGCTGTCCGGTGGCGGCTCGGGCGGAAAGAGCCGTAGGAGACGAACTGCCTTCACCAGCGAGCAGCTGCTGGAGCTGGAGAAAGAGTTTCACTGTAAGAAGTACCTGTCCCTGACCGAGCGCTCCCAGATCGCGCACGCAC AACTGAGCGAAGTCCAGGTGAAGATCTGGTTCCAGAACCGCAGGGCCAAGTGGAAACGCATCAAGGCCGGTAACGTCAACAACCGCTCAGGGGAGCCCGTCCGGAACCCTAAGATCGTGGTCCCCATCCCGGTGCACGTCAACAGGTTCGCCGTGCGCAGTCAGCACCAACAGATAGAGCAGGGGAGCCGGCCGTGA